Below is a window of Planifilum fimeticola DNA.
CTGTTCCGGGAGACGCCTTACATTCCCTTTGCCAAGTGCTACGGAAACCGGTATTTGTGCCATGATTTCTCCGGGGAAGAGACGCGGATGGCACTGGTGGACACAAAATACGGAAAATCATGGGTGATCCGGAAACAATTTGCCCGGTTTTTGCGGGATCTGTCCGATGAATGATCTCCGCGCTACGCATATACGGAACTTCCGGGGGGAGAGGGAAATGAGCGGCCCCTTTCCTCCTCCAAGGAGAATCCCTGTGCGGTGAGCTCCCGAACGCCCTCTCCCGCGGACCTTCACCCAAACAGATCGACGGTCCTGCTTGATTCAAAAGTTCCCATTCTCCGGGTCTCTCTTCGCCGTATCCACTTAAGCATCCCCTACCACCTTCGGATGCCCTCTCCGCCCCATCAGCCGGGAATATCCGCTTTACCCGGGAAAATCGGGCGTCTTGTCCGGACGGTTCAACGCTCCTTGATCATCCACCGGATAAGGGCGGAATCCCGGTTTTGAAGAGAAACGCCAGCAAATGATACAATTTGGGGGTGGGTTCTCAGGCCGTTCATCGGGATCTCCGCCTTCTGAAAGCTCCACGGCCACCAGCGGATCCGATGCCATTGCACGACCGGGATGGGAAAGGAATTCAGGAACGCGCGTTTATTTCCGAATATTCAAAATAAAGGGGTGTTCTCAAACCTTCATGAGTGAAGCAAAACAATATGTCATCTTCGTGGTCATCGCCGCCCTCGTATTGGGGTTCGATATGTGGGGCGGAATTGAAGGCGAGCAGGCGGAAGAAAAAGGGCAGATCAAAATCGCCCACAACAACTATGTGGAGAACATCGCGGTCTCCCATCTTTGGAAACAGATCCTGGAGGAAAAAGGGTATCGCGTGGAACTGGTGCAGACGGAGAAAGCTCCCCTGTGGGCCGGCTTGGCCGGGGGAAGCGCCGACATGGCGGTCGAAGTGTGGTTGCCCCATACCGACAAGGCCTATTACGAGAAATACAAAGACCAGGTGGAACTCCATCAACCCTGGTATGAAGGAACGGCCCTCGGGTTGGTGGTGCCGGAATATGTGGAGGAAGTGGAGACAATCTCCGACCTGAACAAGCACAAGGAACTGTTCCGACGGGGGGACCAGCCGGCCATCGTCGGAATCGACTCAGGTGCCAGCCTGATGATGCTGACGGAGAAGGCGATCCAAACCTATTCGCTGGACTATGAGCTGATCGAGAGTTCCGAGCCGGTCATGCTGAGTGAATTGGATAAGGCCTACAAGAAAAAGGAACCGGTAGTGGTCACCCTGTGGAACCCCCACTGGGTGTTCAACAAGTACAAACTGAAATACCTGAAGGATCCCGAGAAGGTGTATGGCGAACCCGACACGATCTACTACGTGACCCGGAAAGGATTTAAACAGGAACATCCGGAAGTGATCAAGTGGATGAATCGGTGGGAAATGGACGATAACACCCTCGGCGAGCTGATGAAAAACATGGAGGATACGGACAACCCCGAACAGGCCGTCCGACAATGGTTGGAAAAACACCGGGACCTGGTGAACGAGTGGGTTGAATGAAACCTCCTCTTCCGGGGAGGCGGAGGGACCGGACCCGCAGAAATTCGTGCAGCACGCGATCCGGCCCGAAGCCCCTTCGGGTGTGGGAGAAAACCCCTTCCCCCCGGGATGGGCAGTATTGACTTTCCCTGTTCGTGCGGGCGGTACGCGGGATTCCGCTTGATACGCCCGATGCCTTTTCAATGGAATTCGACGTCCACTCTCCGTCGGTTGGGAGTCACATCCTTGGGGATGCGCACCTCCAGGATTCCGTTGCGGTACGTCGCCCTCGCCTGGTCCGACTTCACCCGAGACGGCAGGGTGACCGTCCGCCGAAACTGGCCGGTGTAGCGCTCCCGCCGGTGCATCCGCTCCTCCTGCACTTCCTGGGTCCGCTGCACGCTGCCGCTGATGGTCAACCGGTCCTCATCCACGTCGATCTGCACGTCATCCTTCTTCTCCAGCCCCGGCAGTTCGGCGGAGACGATCACCTCATCCTCCGTTTCGTACACATCCATCCGGGGCGTGCGCAAAGCGGGAAGTCCACCCGTAAAGGGCTGTTCACTCAGCCAGCGCTCCACCTCCTGACGCCAGTTCTCCATGTGGCGAAAGGGATCGTAAGGCACGAGGCTCATGGTTCCACCTCCCAATATCTGTCGGGAATATTTTGTCCCGGCGGAGGATCCTCTATGTACGGGCTGAAGGATTCGGCGAGGCCGGCGACGAAAGCTACCGGAAGAGACGGGTTCCCGGGATTCGGGGAGTGATCCCATGGATACGCTGTTGGTCATCGATGCGGGAAACACCCACATCAAATGGGGAATTTACGAAGGTCCCACACTGAGATTCCACTGGCGCACCCCCACCGCCAGGACGTACCCCGAACTGGAGGCGGCCCTCCGCCGGCTCCTCGAGCATCATCCGCTCCACAACCAATTGGACGGAGCGGTGATCAGCTCCGTGGTCCCGGCAGTGACTCCGCTATTGATCGACCTGTGCCGGAGATCCTTGGATTGCGATCCGCTTGTAGCCGGCACCGATATCGAAACGGGGGTCTCCTTCCCCTATCGTCCCGTGAATTTGGGATCCGACCGGATCGTCAATGTGGTGGCCGGGATCAACCTGTACGGCTTCCCTCTGATTGTCGTCGATTTGGGAACCGCGACAACCCTCGACGTGGTCGACGAAGAGGGGCGATTCGTGGGGGGAGTGATTTTTCCCGGCATCCAAACGGCAGCGGAGGCCCTCATCCGCCGTACCGCCTTGCCTCGCTTCACCATCGAACGCCCGGATGGCATCATCGGAAGAAGCACCGTCGCGGGACTGCAGGCGGGGGCCATCTACGGAGCGGCGGGTCAGGTTGACGGACTCGTCCGGCACATCCGCCGGGAGTACCCCCACCCTTTCCGGATGGTGGCGACGGGAGGGTTCGCCCCTCTGATCGCACCCCACGCCGGGTCCATCCATCATGTCCATCCACGGCTCACCCTGGACGGGCTGCGCATCCTGTGGGAAAAGAACCGGAGGGGCGGCACTTCCCGTTAATGCCGCATCACCCTCTCGTTTTATGTAAAATGAGTGGTATAAGCCGGAATAATCAACCCCGCAAAGGGAAGGAGGAATGGCCGTGGAACTGATCGTCTACCTGGCGGGCCAGATTCACGACGACTGGCGGGACCGCCTGCGCCGGACGGCCCGAGAGCGGGGACTTCCCCTCATCTTCGTCGGTCCCCAGGAAAATCACGACCGCTCCGATGCGATCGGAGAAATCATCAAGGGAGAGCAGCCGAACGCCGTATACCGCGACCAGGCGGCCTCGGAGTTCAACAACCTGCGCACCCGGATCTGGATGCAGAAGGCGGACGTGATCATCGCCCTCTTCGGCGAAAAGTACCGGCAGTGGAACACGGCGATGGATGCGGCCCTCGCCATCCAGTCGGGAAAACCCTTGATCCTCGTCCGTCCGGAAACCCTGCACCATCCCCTGAAAGAATTGGCCCAGCGGGCTCAGGTGGTGGTGGAAACTCCCGAGCAGGCTCTGGAGGCCTTGGCCTATGTCTTGGAGTAAAGGCCCAAAGCGAAGTCCGGCCCGACAGGCCGGACTTCCGGATTTTATGCTTTCGCCCGTTCAAGGAAGGGACGATTGCACCGCCCGTACTGAACAGCGGTTGAAAGCGACGCCCGCAGCATCCCCCCCTTTCATTCCGTGCCCAGAGGCTCCGGGCGACAGGGTGCAAAAGATAAAGCCGGAGTGGAGGAGAAACCATGTCCGCAAGTGATCGGACCATCCAAGCCAACTTCCGTCTGTTTTATTTTCTGATCTTTTGGGCCCTCGGAGGGCTTTCCCCCCTCTTGAGCATTTATTTGAAGGAAGAGATCCGCCTGAGCGGGAGTCAGATCGGTACATTGGTGTCGATCGGCCCCATCGTCATGGTGATCACTCAGCCGATATGGGGGATGATCTGCGACTGGACCGGCCGTGCCCGCACGGTGCTGGTCACTGCCCTTTTGGCCACGGGAGGGATCGGCCTGGGCTTCCTGTTCATCGACGAATACATTCCCCTGCTGGCCGTCGCCGCCACCCTCGCCCTCTTCCAAGGCGCCATCATTCCCATATCGGACACCCTCACCGTCAATTACGCGATGCAACACCGCCTCGACTACGGCAGTTTCCGGCTGTGGGGAGCGGTCGGATTCGCCGTCGCCGGCTTCGCCATGGGGTGGCTCGCCGAGCGGTTCAGCCTCTCGGTCATCTTTTACGGCTTCGCCCTCACCCTGTGGCTGGGGGCTGCCTCGGCGCGACAGATGCCCGGAGATCGGGTCTCCTTGCAGGTGGATCTGCGGTCCGGGCTCAACCGTTTGATCCGGATGCCCCGTTTTGTCCTGTTTCTTTTGGCGACCTTCATGGTGTTCGGTCCGATTTTCGCCAACAACACCTACATGGGCCTCCTCTTCCAGTCTTCCGGAGCGACGGTGGCGGGGGTCGGGCTGGGATTCCTGCTGGCTGCGGGCAGCGAAGTTCCCTTTATGAAAATGGCGGGAGCGTGGATCCGCAGACGAGGAGCCCTTACGGTCACCCTGTTCGCCGCGGGGATATCGGCCCTCCGATGGGTGTTCTACTTCTTTGAACCGGGCATCCTGTGGCTCTACCTCACCAGCGTGGTTCAGGGATTGTCCACGGGGCTGTTCATCCCGGCCGCCCTGATGTATGTGCGAAGTTTGGCGCCGGAAGAGGCAAAAACCACCGCCGTCTCCCTCTACACGGCGGCGGGCATCGGCCTGGGCAACTGGTTTTGCACCCTGATGGGGGGATGGATCCTCGAAACCTTCGACATCTTCACCACTTACCTGTTTTTCGGGCTCTTGACGGGAATCGGGGCGTTGATCCTGTGGATCGTCCTCCGCCTGGAGGAACGGGGCACAAGAGGGGCGGATCCGGTAAAATCGGGAAGCACGGACACAAAAAAAGACCTCTCCCAAACCCGAGGAAAGGCCTTTCAGTGAGACCGATTTGCCATCACCGCTCTTCCCCCAGAAGAGTGGCGGGCTGGGTTTCGAAGACGAAATAGTCCACATTGATGTTCAAAAACATGTTGTCCTTGCCGGTCTGACGGTCCCGGATCACGAAATAGTCCCTGCCCACATTCCTCAGGGTTCCGGTCACCGACTTCGCAGGCCACCGAGGGTTGTTCTCAAAGGTGAGGTAAACGGTGACCACCTTGCCCACGTTGGCCTGCAGAAACTCTTCGCTGAACCTCCGTTCCGTCTCGCGTTGGGAGATTCCCGCACTTGTTGTGCCGTAAATCCCGGCAGGTCCGTAGTAGGGATAGGACCAGTACATCACTCACCCTCCTAACGAGTAGACTCTCGGACAGGCGGCATAATCGGGAATGTAAAAACAATGGCTCTTATACCGCCCGCTGTGGGTCTGGTTGAACCAGGTGGGCGGACACGCCCCCGCCGGCCGGAAAAACCACAGGGCGTTGGAGGCGGGATGGTGACGCTCCCCGTTCACCGCTCTCTGCGCCAAACGGATATCCTGCTCTCGAGCCCGCTGATAAAAGTATGACTTTTGCACCGCCTCAAACCCTCCCGGCGACTGGAACACCATCTGTTGGATCGTGCGAATCGGCTTGAAGTCGAGACAATCGGCGATCACCCGGTTCACTCCGACGTTGCCCACCATCAACATGCCCAGCTGGCCGTCCCCTTCGGCCTCGGCCCGCATCAGCCGGGCCAACAGTTTGATCTCCTCGCTGTTTGTCCGCACCACGGCCATTCCCTATCACCCCGAAACCATCTTATGTGCGGAAAAAATGAAAAAGAACTGGGGACATCCACCGGGCCGCCTCAGAATTTTTCTTTGCAATGAAAATTCATATATTTCCAAAGGAATTTTCGCCGGGCGGGTCGAAATGTCCCTTAGCCCTTTTTATCATTCCCTCTTTTCAGAATGCGGGAGAAACCGTCAACCACCTCACGAATGGAGTGAAAGAAGCGTGGAAATCATCCATCGGAACGCCGTGGCCGATCTGATCCGCCGCGCCGCTCGCCGCCACCCCGACAAGGTCGCCCTCATCTTCGGGGACCGCCAGTGGACATACCGCCGCCTGGATGAAGCCAGCAACCGGTTGGCCCGCCATCTGATCGACGCAGGGCTGAAGAAAGGGGAGCGGGTCGCAGCCTTCGGCCGGAACTCCGACGCCTATGTGCTGCTGTGGTTGGCCACCGCCAAGGCGGGGCTGGTGCACGTTCCGGTCAATTTCACCCTGGCCGGGGAAGAGCTCACCTACATCCTGACCCAGTCGGGCAGCCGGGCCCTCTTCCACGACCCGGACCTGGCGGACAAGGTGGATGCGGTGAAGGGCGACATCGACGTCGAAATCTTCGGCACGCTCCGGAACGGCCGGGAATTCGACGTGTTGCTTCGGGCCGAAGAAGGAGATGCCCGTCCTCCGGAGGTGGAGGTGCGGGACACGGATTTGGTCCAGCTGCTCTACACCTCCGGCACCACGTCCGCCCCAAAGGGAGCGATGATGACCCACCGGGCCCTGGTGCACGAATACATCAGCTGCATCACCGCCCTGGATTTTTCGCCGGCCGACCGCCCGCTCCACGCCCTTCCCCTCTACCATTCGGCGCAGATGCACGTGTTTCTGATGCCCTACCTGATGCTGGGGGCGACCAACCGCCTGTTGGAGGTTCCCAATGCCGGGGAGGTGCTCCGGATCATCGCGGAGGAGAGAATCGACAGCTTTTTCGCTCCCCCGACGTTCTGGATCGGCCTCCTCAACCATCCCGATTTCGACCGGCTGGATCTGACCAGCCTGACGAAGGGATATTACGGCGCCTCCATCATGCCCGTACCCGTCTTGAAAAAACTGAAGCAGGCCCTGCCGCAGCTGAGCGTCTACAACTGCTTCGGCCAATCGGAGATCGCACCTCTCGCCACGGTCCTTCGCCCGGAGGAGCACGAAGCTCGCCCCGATTCGGCGGGAAAACCGGTCCTCTTCGTGGAGATGCGCGTGGTCGACGACAACATGGAAGACGTCGCACCCGGAGAAATCGGCGAGGTGGTTTACCGCTCCCCGCAGTTGTGCACCGGCTACTGGGACAAGCCGGAGGAGACGGCGGAAGCCTTTGCGGGAGGCTGGTTCCACTCGGGAGACTTGGCCCGGATCGATGAAGAGGGGTACATCACCATCGTGGACCGCAAGAAGGATGTGATCAACACCGGCGGAGTGCTGGTCGCCTCGCGGGAGGTGGAGGACGCCATCTACTCGCACCCCGCGGTCAAGGAGGTGGCCGTCGTCGCCACGCCCGATCCCAAATGGATCGAAGCGGTGACCGCCATCGTCGTGCTCAAGGATGACGCCCGGGCGAGCGAGGAGGAGATCATCCGGTGGTCCAAGGAGCGCCTGGCCCCCTTCAAGGTGCCGAAAAAGGTGCACTTCGTCGATGACCTGCCCCGCAACGCCTCCGGCAAGATCCTGAAGCGGAAGCTCCGGGAACAGTTTTCCAAAACCGGTGCGTAGAATACGGCGGTCGCACCGGACCAAAGCCGAAGGATCATTAAAGCCCTCCGAATGGGAGGGCTTTTCCGCGTTTAGCGCGGAAGACAAACATTCACACAAAGTTCATCCTTGCGGCGAAAGAGGGCGGATATAATGAGATTGACTGGATGCGCGATGGATTTGTCCGTTCATTCCGGGACATACTGGCATTCAACATCGATCGCTGTTTTGTCGGATGCGATATCACAGAGGGAAAGGACTGATATCCGTGCAACGGATTCGAATGCCGGCCTTGTTGATGATCGCCGTCCTCGCCTTCGCGGCGGCCGCCTGCGGGACCTCTCCGGACAGCGAAAACCCTCAGCAAAACGGCTCCGCTCCGGAACACCAGGACGGCCATTCCGAACACTCGGAAGAGCACGCGCCCTCCGCTCCGAAGGTGAAGCTGGATCTGCCCGAGGACGCGAAAGCCGGAGAGGAAGTCTCCATTCAAATCACCGTCACCCATGAGGGGGAACCGGTCAACGACGCCGACGAGGTGCAGTTTGAAATCTGGAAAAAGGGAGCCCCCAAGGACGATCACGAAATGATGGACGCGGAAAAGACGGGAGACGGTGTGTACTCCGTCAAAAAGACCTTCCGGGAACCTGGAGAGTACAAGGTGATGTATCACGTGACGGCGAGGGGAAGTCATGTGATGGAACCCGCCGACACCTTGGTCGTTCAATGATTTGGAAGCAGGAGGTTTTTCGCACATCCCAATGAAAATGGCGCTGACCGACTGCCGAGAAGCCGGCTTTCCGTCCGGCGACAAACGGAGCCGCGGCCGAAAGTCTCGACCTGGTTTCCGATCCACCACGGCCTGCCTTCCGCTTGCGAAAGGCGGTTCGCTGACACGCCTCAAAGCCCGGGATCGGAAATGATTTACCGCCGCGGCTCCATCCAGCAGGGAGCGCTCGGCGAAAAACCGCTGCCTCCCGGTACTTCGTCAATCACCTTGCCTTCCGCTAGCGGAAGGCCTTTTTCTTTGCGAGACAGCCGGGAATACAGGGACACTTTGTCCGGAGGGTTTCCCTTTTTTTCAGCGAAACAAAGCGTACAATGAAGATGGGAACCCCAG
It encodes the following:
- a CDS encoding glycine betaine ABC transporter substrate-binding protein, with product MSEAKQYVIFVVIAALVLGFDMWGGIEGEQAEEKGQIKIAHNNYVENIAVSHLWKQILEEKGYRVELVQTEKAPLWAGLAGGSADMAVEVWLPHTDKAYYEKYKDQVELHQPWYEGTALGLVVPEYVEEVETISDLNKHKELFRRGDQPAIVGIDSGASLMMLTEKAIQTYSLDYELIESSEPVMLSELDKAYKKKEPVVVTLWNPHWVFNKYKLKYLKDPEKVYGEPDTIYYVTRKGFKQEHPEVIKWMNRWEMDDNTLGELMKNMEDTDNPEQAVRQWLEKHRDLVNEWVE
- a CDS encoding Hsp20/alpha crystallin family protein — its product is MSLVPYDPFRHMENWRQEVERWLSEQPFTGGLPALRTPRMDVYETEDEVIVSAELPGLEKKDDVQIDVDEDRLTISGSVQRTQEVQEERMHRRERYTGQFRRTVTLPSRVKSDQARATYRNGILEVRIPKDVTPNRRRVDVEFH
- a CDS encoding type III pantothenate kinase yields the protein MDTLLVIDAGNTHIKWGIYEGPTLRFHWRTPTARTYPELEAALRRLLEHHPLHNQLDGAVISSVVPAVTPLLIDLCRRSLDCDPLVAGTDIETGVSFPYRPVNLGSDRIVNVVAGINLYGFPLIVVDLGTATTLDVVDEEGRFVGGVIFPGIQTAAEALIRRTALPRFTIERPDGIIGRSTVAGLQAGAIYGAAGQVDGLVRHIRREYPHPFRMVATGGFAPLIAPHAGSIHHVHPRLTLDGLRILWEKNRRGGTSR
- a CDS encoding YtoQ family protein; its protein translation is MELIVYLAGQIHDDWRDRLRRTARERGLPLIFVGPQENHDRSDAIGEIIKGEQPNAVYRDQAASEFNNLRTRIWMQKADVIIALFGEKYRQWNTAMDAALAIQSGKPLILVRPETLHHPLKELAQRAQVVVETPEQALEALAYVLE
- a CDS encoding MFS transporter; its protein translation is MSASDRTIQANFRLFYFLIFWALGGLSPLLSIYLKEEIRLSGSQIGTLVSIGPIVMVITQPIWGMICDWTGRARTVLVTALLATGGIGLGFLFIDEYIPLLAVAATLALFQGAIIPISDTLTVNYAMQHRLDYGSFRLWGAVGFAVAGFAMGWLAERFSLSVIFYGFALTLWLGAASARQMPGDRVSLQVDLRSGLNRLIRMPRFVLFLLATFMVFGPIFANNTYMGLLFQSSGATVAGVGLGFLLAAGSEVPFMKMAGAWIRRRGALTVTLFAAGISALRWVFYFFEPGILWLYLTSVVQGLSTGLFIPAALMYVRSLAPEEAKTTAVSLYTAAGIGLGNWFCTLMGGWILETFDIFTTYLFFGLLTGIGALILWIVLRLEERGTRGADPVKSGSTDTKKDLSQTRGKAFQ
- a CDS encoding spore coat protein GerQ, with the protein product MYWSYPYYGPAGIYGTTSAGISQRETERRFSEEFLQANVGKVVTVYLTFENNPRWPAKSVTGTLRNVGRDYFVIRDRQTGKDNMFLNINVDYFVFETQPATLLGEER
- a CDS encoding cell wall hydrolase, with protein sequence MAVVRTNSEEIKLLARLMRAEAEGDGQLGMLMVGNVGVNRVIADCLDFKPIRTIQQMVFQSPGGFEAVQKSYFYQRAREQDIRLAQRAVNGERHHPASNALWFFRPAGACPPTWFNQTHSGRYKSHCFYIPDYAACPRVYSLGG
- a CDS encoding acyl-CoA synthetase, with translation MEIIHRNAVADLIRRAARRHPDKVALIFGDRQWTYRRLDEASNRLARHLIDAGLKKGERVAAFGRNSDAYVLLWLATAKAGLVHVPVNFTLAGEELTYILTQSGSRALFHDPDLADKVDAVKGDIDVEIFGTLRNGREFDVLLRAEEGDARPPEVEVRDTDLVQLLYTSGTTSAPKGAMMTHRALVHEYISCITALDFSPADRPLHALPLYHSAQMHVFLMPYLMLGATNRLLEVPNAGEVLRIIAEERIDSFFAPPTFWIGLLNHPDFDRLDLTSLTKGYYGASIMPVPVLKKLKQALPQLSVYNCFGQSEIAPLATVLRPEEHEARPDSAGKPVLFVEMRVVDDNMEDVAPGEIGEVVYRSPQLCTGYWDKPEETAEAFAGGWFHSGDLARIDEEGYITIVDRKKDVINTGGVLVASREVEDAIYSHPAVKEVAVVATPDPKWIEAVTAIVVLKDDARASEEEIIRWSKERLAPFKVPKKVHFVDDLPRNASGKILKRKLREQFSKTGA
- a CDS encoding FixH family protein, whose amino-acid sequence is MQRIRMPALLMIAVLAFAAAACGTSPDSENPQQNGSAPEHQDGHSEHSEEHAPSAPKVKLDLPEDAKAGEEVSIQITVTHEGEPVNDADEVQFEIWKKGAPKDDHEMMDAEKTGDGVYSVKKTFREPGEYKVMYHVTARGSHVMEPADTLVVQ